From the Francisella frigiditurris genome, one window contains:
- the minD gene encoding septum site-determining protein MinD — translation MSEKKQGKVFVVTSGKGGVGKTTSSAAIAYAFAKRNLKTVVIDFDVGLRNLDLIMGCERRVVYDLVNVVKEEATINQAIIKDKRIENLFIIPASQTRDKDALTEEGVDRVIAELKENFDIVICDSPAGIEKGSLMAMRCADAAIIVTNPEVSSVRDSDRILGMLSSKTLKAQKEGEFKEVHLLLNRYDAARAKAGAMLKAEDVSEILYTPIVGIIPESRDILEASNSGHPITHSIESIAAKAYFDAVDRILGQDIPMRHTEQKTSFFKKLIGKS, via the coding sequence ATGAGTGAAAAAAAACAAGGTAAAGTATTCGTTGTTACATCTGGAAAAGGTGGCGTAGGAAAAACAACTTCTAGTGCGGCGATTGCTTATGCGTTTGCTAAAAGAAATTTAAAAACTGTTGTAATAGACTTCGATGTTGGATTAAGAAACCTAGACTTAATCATGGGCTGCGAAAGAAGAGTAGTTTATGACTTAGTGAATGTTGTAAAAGAAGAAGCAACTATTAACCAAGCTATAATAAAAGATAAAAGAATAGAAAATCTTTTTATAATCCCTGCCTCTCAAACAAGAGATAAAGATGCTTTAACAGAAGAAGGCGTTGATAGAGTTATTGCAGAGTTAAAGGAAAACTTCGATATTGTTATATGTGACTCACCAGCTGGTATAGAAAAAGGCTCTTTAATGGCTATGAGATGTGCTGATGCTGCTATCATAGTTACAAACCCTGAGGTATCTTCAGTTAGAGACTCTGATAGAATATTAGGCATGCTTTCAAGCAAAACTTTAAAAGCTCAGAAAGAGGGAGAGTTCAAAGAAGTTCACCTTCTACTTAATAGATATGATGCAGCAAGAGCAAAAGCTGGAGCTATGCTTAAAGCTGAAGATGTTAGTGAAATATTATACACTCCTATAGTGGGTATAATCCCAGAATCTAGAGACATATTAGAAGCATCTAACAGTGGGCACCCTATAACTCACTCTATAGAAAGCATAGCTGCAAAAGCATATTTTGATGCTGTAGATAGAATATTGGGGCAAGATATCCCTATGAGACACACAGAACAAAAAACAAGTTTCTTCAAAAAGCTAATAGGTAAGTCATGA
- the rpmG gene encoding 50S ribosomal protein L33, with protein MREKIRLVSSAKTGHFYTTTKNKKNMPNKMEIKKFDPVVRQHVVYKEAKIK; from the coding sequence ATGAGAGAAAAAATCAGATTAGTTTCTTCAGCTAAAACAGGTCATTTTTATACTACAACAAAAAATAAAAAAAATATGCCGAACAAAATGGAAATTAAAAAATTTGATCCAGTTGTTCGTCAACATGTTGTTTATAAAGAAGCTAAAATAAAATAG
- a CDS encoding ABC transporter ATP-binding protein codes for MSENIEFKDVSFYRGERCIYDNVSFIIQKGKITSILGPSGAGKTTLLQLIAGLIKPKNGSINYRNHALTYKTKEKELKNIRKQMGFLFQSGALFTHLNIYDNIAFPLRKNTSLDENLIKNIVLMKLEAVGLLDTAEMMPNELSGGMARRAALARSIAMDPKIMLYDEPFTGQDPASFNTLLKLIKTLNQSLNITSIIVSHDIEEALDISDNVIIVANKKILACDSVENIKNSNDIAIQSFLKGEYKESKQPNNETFSSIKNKLLEI; via the coding sequence ATGTCTGAAAATATTGAATTTAAAGACGTTTCATTTTATAGAGGCGAAAGATGCATATATGATAATGTGTCATTCATCATTCAAAAAGGTAAAATAACTAGTATCCTAGGTCCGTCTGGTGCTGGCAAAACAACCTTACTCCAACTAATAGCTGGATTAATAAAACCAAAGAATGGTAGCATTAATTATAGAAATCATGCTTTAACTTATAAAACTAAAGAAAAAGAGTTAAAAAATATAAGAAAACAAATGGGGTTTCTTTTTCAGTCTGGCGCACTATTTACTCATCTTAATATTTATGACAATATAGCCTTTCCTTTAAGAAAGAATACCTCTCTTGATGAAAATCTCATAAAAAATATAGTTCTAATGAAATTAGAAGCTGTTGGTCTATTAGATACAGCGGAAATGATGCCAAATGAGCTTTCTGGAGGAATGGCTAGAAGAGCTGCTTTAGCAAGATCAATAGCGATGGATCCTAAAATAATGTTATATGATGAACCATTTACTGGACAAGACCCAGCGTCATTCAATACATTATTGAAATTGATAAAAACTCTAAACCAGTCTTTAAATATAACATCCATAATCGTATCACATGATATAGAAGAGGCTTTAGATATTTCAGACAATGTAATCATAGTTGCTAATAAAAAGATTTTAGCTTGTGATAGTGTAGAAAATATCAAAAATAGTAATGATATTGCAATACAATCATTTTTGAAGGGCGAGTACAAAGAAAGTAAACAACCAAATAATGAAACTTTTAGCTCTATAAAAAATAAATTACTGGAGATATAA
- the minE gene encoding cell division topological specificity factor MinE: MIAKIFGINLNKNKKQKSASLAKERLQIIVAHQRNELGPKSSRISSHLLAELKDEIIEVVKKYIALSEENIRDIDIKVEDNNKNSTIEVNIPFN, translated from the coding sequence ATGATAGCAAAAATTTTTGGAATAAATCTAAATAAAAACAAAAAACAAAAAAGCGCTTCTTTAGCTAAAGAAAGGCTACAAATTATTGTTGCTCACCAAAGAAATGAGCTTGGACCCAAATCATCAAGAATTAGTAGTCATTTATTAGCTGAATTAAAAGATGAAATTATTGAAGTAGTAAAAAAATATATTGCCTTATCTGAAGAAAACATTAGAGATATTGATATCAAAGTTGAAGATAACAATAAAAACTCTACAATAGAAGTCAATATTCCTTTTAATTAA
- a CDS encoding fumarate hydratase, producing MAVIKTEDLINSVADALQYISYYHPKDFVDAMYEAYQREESKPAKDAIAQILINSRMSAIGKRPICQDTGMVCAFVKVGMDAKLDKTDRTITELVNEGVKKGYADEHNPLRASMVFPPHGARKNTKDNTPAIVHIDLVHGDKIEIDIAAKGGGSEFKSKFKVLNPSDSIIDWVEEMLPQMGAGWCPPGIIGIGIGGTAEKAMLLAKESLGEEINMQDIIKNGPQNETEQLRLDIYNRVNALGIGAQGLGGLTTVLDVKINEYPTHAACKPVALIPNCAATRHVHFVLDGSGAVDLPAPKLEDWPVIEQGQNDDVKKINLDTVTKEEIQALRSGDNILLSGKILTGRDAAHKRLKDMYDAGEKFPVDLRNKFIYYVGPVDPVGDEVVGPAGPTTATRMDKFTPFMLENVGIMGMIGKSERGQATIDSIRKNKAVYFMGVGGAAYLISKSIKKAKVVAFEDLGMEAIYEFEVEDMPVTVAVDSLGVSAHQQGPKEWKARIAKIKKV from the coding sequence ATGGCAGTTATCAAGACAGAAGACTTAATAAATAGTGTTGCTGATGCGCTTCAATATATTTCTTATTATCATCCAAAAGATTTTGTAGATGCAATGTATGAAGCATATCAACGTGAGGAGTCAAAGCCTGCTAAAGATGCGATAGCTCAAATTCTTATTAATTCAAGAATGTCTGCTATTGGTAAAAGACCAATTTGTCAAGATACTGGTATGGTTTGTGCTTTTGTTAAGGTTGGTATGGATGCTAAGCTTGATAAAACTGATAGAACTATAACAGAGCTTGTAAATGAGGGTGTGAAAAAGGGGTATGCAGACGAGCATAATCCTTTAAGAGCATCTATGGTTTTTCCTCCACATGGGGCAAGAAAAAATACTAAAGATAATACGCCGGCAATTGTGCATATTGACCTTGTCCATGGCGATAAAATTGAGATAGATATTGCTGCAAAAGGTGGTGGATCTGAGTTTAAGTCAAAATTTAAGGTATTGAACCCTAGTGATAGCATAATCGATTGGGTAGAAGAAATGTTGCCACAAATGGGTGCTGGTTGGTGTCCTCCAGGCATTATCGGTATTGGTATTGGTGGTACGGCTGAAAAAGCGATGTTGCTCGCCAAAGAATCTCTTGGTGAAGAGATAAATATGCAGGATATTATCAAAAATGGTCCACAAAATGAGACAGAACAGCTTCGTTTAGATATTTATAATCGAGTGAATGCTTTAGGAATTGGAGCTCAAGGACTTGGTGGTTTGACAACTGTTCTTGATGTAAAAATTAATGAGTATCCAACTCATGCAGCGTGTAAGCCTGTAGCACTTATTCCTAACTGTGCTGCTACGCGTCATGTGCACTTTGTACTTGATGGTTCTGGTGCAGTAGATTTACCTGCTCCTAAACTAGAAGATTGGCCAGTGATTGAACAAGGTCAAAATGATGATGTTAAGAAAATAAACCTTGATACGGTAACTAAAGAAGAAATCCAAGCTTTAAGATCTGGTGATAATATTTTGTTAAGCGGTAAGATTTTAACAGGTCGTGATGCTGCCCATAAGCGTTTAAAAGATATGTATGATGCTGGTGAGAAGTTTCCAGTAGATTTAAGAAATAAGTTTATTTACTATGTTGGCCCTGTAGATCCTGTAGGTGATGAGGTTGTAGGTCCTGCTGGTCCAACTACGGCGACTCGTATGGATAAGTTCACACCATTTATGTTAGAGAATGTTGGCATAATGGGAATGATTGGTAAATCTGAACGTGGTCAGGCTACTATCGACTCTATTAGGAAAAATAAAGCAGTATACTTTATGGGTGTTGGTGGTGCAGCATATCTAATTTCTAAGTCTATCAAGAAAGCTAAAGTGGTTGCTTTTGAAGATCTTGGGATGGAAGCAATTTATGAGTTTGAGGTTGAAGATATGCCAGTAACTGTTGCTGTTGATTCTTTAGGAGTGTCAGCACATCAGCAAGGCCCTAAAGAATGGAAGGCTAGAATAGCTAAAATAAAAAAGGTGTAA
- the recG gene encoding ATP-dependent DNA helicase RecG, whose translation MNFLDFTGIGEKTLKIFNKYGLNKPNDLLTIFPKDYKDTTNVTAIESLISDQKALIEGSITNLNVKKFGKKLLSFVVNDGTGYCQIILFKFYPNQVRMLENAESIRCYGKISFSNGVQMIHPEWAIIKDGKCTLEKKVSPIYGLTKISNKLIVQIISEMVSKNQVFDLLPNNFVEQYSLMNFSEALSYIHVLTNTFDKSLLPKARYSIKFEEMLAYKLAEENIRKDFNETISPLLEVSKSLQENFFSKLPYTLTKAQQKAMEEILSDIKEPKTMIRLLQGDVGAGKTIVATLALYVAAKSGYQAAIMAPTEILAEQHYAFLSSYLAAFNIEVIPLLGKLTAKQIKENLRKIAMTDACVIVGTHAIFQDRVIYKNLGLVIVDEQHRFGVEQRLALVKKAKTGEKVAPHQLIISATPIPRTLAMTLYGNLQLSILDELPPSRKKIVTTILNRSKKQILIDKLKKAISKGEQIYWVCPLVEESESLDSLQDVKSLYQELCSYLEVEAVGLVYGSMKSKEKIEVMDDFKAGKYSILVATTVIEVGVDVPNATIMIIDNAERLGLSQLHQLRGRVGRGSKESYCVLLYSDKISEVGKRRLSLIRESQDGFYLAEQDLKIRGAGDILGKEQSGVSTFRTFDINEYYENYETILEATDSLKKEYPEVVPKIINRWFDRRVDYVDV comes from the coding sequence GTGAACTTTTTGGATTTTACGGGAATTGGAGAAAAGACTCTTAAGATATTTAATAAATATGGCTTAAATAAGCCGAATGATTTGTTAACTATTTTTCCAAAAGACTATAAAGATACTACTAATGTTACAGCCATAGAAAGTCTTATCAGTGATCAAAAAGCTCTTATAGAAGGTAGTATTACTAACTTAAATGTTAAAAAGTTCGGTAAAAAACTGTTAAGTTTCGTTGTTAATGATGGTACAGGGTACTGTCAAATTATTCTTTTTAAATTTTATCCTAATCAAGTTAGAATGTTAGAGAATGCAGAGTCTATAAGATGCTATGGAAAAATTTCTTTTTCTAATGGTGTTCAAATGATTCATCCAGAGTGGGCAATAATAAAAGATGGTAAATGTACATTAGAAAAAAAAGTATCTCCAATTTATGGTTTAACTAAAATATCAAATAAATTGATTGTGCAAATAATTTCTGAAATGGTTTCTAAAAATCAAGTTTTTGATTTATTACCAAATAATTTTGTTGAGCAATATTCATTAATGAACTTTTCTGAGGCTTTAAGCTATATACATGTCTTAACAAATACTTTTGATAAGAGCTTATTGCCCAAGGCGAGGTATTCTATTAAGTTTGAGGAGATGTTGGCTTATAAATTGGCAGAAGAAAATATAAGAAAAGATTTTAATGAAACAATATCGCCATTACTAGAAGTTAGTAAAAGCTTGCAAGAAAATTTTTTTTCTAAGTTACCTTATACTTTGACTAAAGCTCAACAAAAGGCGATGGAGGAGATTCTTTCAGATATAAAAGAGCCAAAAACAATGATAAGGCTTCTACAAGGAGATGTTGGTGCTGGTAAGACTATAGTGGCAACTTTGGCATTATATGTTGCTGCTAAGTCAGGATATCAAGCTGCAATAATGGCGCCAACAGAAATATTAGCAGAACAGCACTATGCTTTTTTGAGTAGTTATTTAGCTGCTTTTAATATAGAAGTTATACCTTTATTGGGTAAGTTAACAGCTAAGCAAATAAAAGAAAACCTAAGAAAAATAGCTATGACAGATGCTTGTGTAATTGTGGGGACGCACGCAATCTTTCAAGATAGGGTGATATATAAAAATCTTGGACTAGTTATAGTTGATGAGCAACATAGGTTTGGAGTTGAGCAAAGATTGGCTTTAGTAAAAAAAGCAAAAACAGGAGAAAAGGTTGCGCCACATCAATTAATAATATCAGCAACACCAATACCAAGAACATTGGCGATGACATTATATGGAAATTTACAATTATCAATATTAGATGAACTACCACCCTCAAGGAAAAAAATAGTTACGACTATTTTGAATAGGAGTAAAAAACAGATTCTTATCGATAAGCTAAAAAAAGCTATATCTAAAGGAGAGCAGATATATTGGGTGTGCCCGTTAGTTGAAGAATCAGAAAGTCTTGATTCATTACAGGATGTTAAGAGTTTGTATCAAGAATTATGTTCTTACTTAGAGGTTGAAGCTGTAGGGCTTGTTTATGGCTCTATGAAATCAAAAGAAAAAATTGAAGTTATGGATGATTTTAAGGCCGGTAAATATAGTATTTTAGTAGCGACAACAGTTATAGAGGTTGGGGTTGATGTTCCTAATGCGACTATTATGATTATAGATAATGCTGAGAGACTTGGATTATCACAGCTACATCAGTTAAGAGGTAGGGTTGGTAGAGGCTCAAAAGAAAGTTATTGTGTGCTTTTATATAGTGATAAGATTAGTGAGGTAGGGAAAAGACGCTTATCGTTAATAAGAGAATCTCAAGATGGATTCTATCTAGCTGAACAGGACTTAAAAATCCGTGGTGCTGGCGATATTTTAGGTAAAGAACAGTCTGGTGTGTCAACTTTCAGAACCTTTGATATAAATGAATATTATGAAAACTATGAGACAATTTTAGAAGCTACAGATTCTCTTAAGAAAGAGTATCCAGAGGTTGTTCCTAAAATTATAAATAGATGGTTTGATCGTAGAGTAGATTATGTGGATGTTTAG
- the minC gene encoding septum site-determining protein MinC, with the protein MRQAFHFKGGNYTISAININTTELKQVESLLNSKISQSKSFFHNTPFAIDIRDIDTLPETTIKFLEKIISLFKTSGMIPVGFVTNNQDLKVKLAKAGYNILKSNKTKDDLAAPEKPKGGVKIITSPVRTGQSIESRDGDVVVTANVNNGAEIIADGNIVVYGRIGGRVIAGSSGDKDAKIICKDLKAELVSIAGKYVTLNNESIPVGDQYKEGYVVYLKDDKIHIEGF; encoded by the coding sequence ATGAGGCAAGCCTTTCACTTCAAAGGTGGCAATTATACAATTAGTGCCATAAATATAAACACTACTGAATTAAAGCAAGTAGAATCTTTGCTTAACTCAAAAATAAGCCAATCGAAGTCCTTTTTCCACAACACTCCTTTTGCTATTGATATAAGAGATATAGATACTTTACCAGAAACAACTATTAAATTTCTTGAGAAAATAATTAGCCTCTTTAAAACAAGCGGGATGATTCCAGTAGGTTTTGTTACTAACAATCAAGATCTTAAGGTGAAACTAGCTAAAGCTGGCTATAATATTCTAAAAAGCAATAAAACAAAAGATGATTTAGCAGCACCGGAGAAACCAAAAGGTGGTGTTAAAATAATAACTTCTCCTGTTCGCACAGGTCAATCCATAGAATCAAGAGATGGCGATGTTGTTGTAACTGCGAATGTAAATAATGGTGCAGAAATCATTGCAGATGGTAACATAGTTGTATATGGTAGAATTGGCGGACGAGTTATTGCTGGAAGCTCTGGTGATAAAGATGCGAAAATAATATGCAAAGATTTAAAGGCAGAACTTGTATCTATTGCAGGAAAATATGTGACCTTAAACAATGAAAGTATCCCTGTTGGAGATCAATATAAAGAAGGTTATGTTGTTTACTTAAAAGATGACAAAATCCATATCGAAGGTTTTTAA
- the rpmB gene encoding 50S ribosomal protein L28 encodes MSKFCIVTGKRPVTGNNVSHAQNKTKRRFLPNLHTHRFWVENENRYVKLKVSSKGMRIIDKKGIESVLSDLRAAGHSI; translated from the coding sequence ATGTCTAAATTCTGTATAGTAACAGGTAAAAGACCTGTAACAGGAAACAATGTTTCTCACGCTCAAAATAAAACAAAAAGAAGATTTTTACCAAATCTTCATACCCACCGCTTCTGGGTTGAAAATGAGAACAGGTATGTGAAGCTTAAAGTTAGCTCTAAAGGCATGAGAATAATTGATAAAAAAGGTATTGAAAGTGTACTTTCTGACTTAAGAGCAGCAGGACACTCAATCTAA
- the lptM gene encoding LPS translocon maturation chaperone LptM translates to MKFYKISISAIFCAFTLSACGQSGDLYLPDNPNITSGSFSNNSLSSPAMAANSTANSYNASSSQNTSTNIYDYQTLDTNPNSNNIPNSQTSNNTKAKTATTNPKQNNQNTSLNSNNTLSNQAPNSNPMNQGSSSNSSSSSSSSSSSSSDSNNTPNNQASNNATVNSTNNQASVKGSSEDEITNAKENNTSNDSAEYDSLDPSKPNQSQLQTTSELIDTESGFQFNNKNINNSSQAGGNPMG, encoded by the coding sequence ATGAAATTTTACAAAATCTCTATATCCGCTATATTTTGTGCTTTTACACTAAGTGCTTGTGGGCAATCAGGTGACTTATATTTACCTGACAACCCCAATATAACAAGCGGCAGCTTTTCAAATAATAGCTTATCTAGTCCTGCTATGGCTGCTAACTCAACAGCTAACAGCTATAATGCTTCTAGTTCGCAAAATACTTCTACTAACATATATGACTATCAAACCTTAGATACCAATCCTAATTCAAACAACATACCAAATAGCCAAACATCTAATAATACAAAAGCTAAAACAGCAACTACCAACCCTAAACAAAATAATCAAAATACTAGCTTAAATTCGAATAACACCTTAAGTAATCAAGCTCCTAATTCTAATCCAATGAATCAAGGATCTAGTTCTAACTCCAGCTCTAGCTCTAGCTCTAGCTCTAGCTCTAGCTCAGATTCAAATAATACTCCAAATAATCAGGCATCCAATAATGCAACAGTTAATTCAACAAACAACCAAGCTTCTGTTAAAGGCAGTTCGGAAGATGAAATTACCAATGCTAAAGAAAATAATACATCTAATGATAGTGCTGAATATGACAGCCTAGACCCTAGTAAACCAAATCAGTCACAATTACAAACAACTTCAGAACTAATAGATACTGAGTCTGGATTTCAATTTAATAACAAAAATATTAATAATTCTTCACAAGCTGGTGGTAACCCCATGGGTTAA